One window from the genome of Mycobacteriales bacterium encodes:
- the rnc gene encoding ribonuclease III: protein MADEADEHAGLETALGITVDPGLLQRALTHRSYAYEHGGAPHNERLEFLGDAVLGLVITDALYRDHPDLPEGQLAKLRASVVNMRALAGVARGLGPGGLGAHLRLGRGEEATGGRDKASILADGLEAVLGAVHLDRGLDAVGTVIHRLFDQLMEEAMLRGAGLDWKTSLQELSAALGLGAPDYLISETGPDHRKSFTAIARVSGEQFGAGVGCSKKEAEQKAAEAAWTVLQARSVAADEA, encoded by the coding sequence GTGGCGGATGAAGCCGACGAGCACGCGGGGCTCGAGACGGCGCTCGGGATCACCGTCGACCCGGGCTTGCTTCAGCGCGCCCTGACCCACCGGTCCTACGCCTACGAGCACGGGGGCGCGCCGCACAACGAGCGGCTGGAGTTCCTCGGCGACGCGGTGCTCGGGTTGGTGATCACCGACGCCCTCTACCGCGACCATCCCGACCTGCCGGAGGGGCAGCTGGCGAAGCTGCGCGCCTCGGTCGTCAACATGCGCGCGCTCGCCGGTGTGGCCCGCGGCCTCGGCCCCGGCGGTCTCGGCGCGCACCTGCGGCTCGGCCGCGGCGAAGAGGCGACCGGCGGGCGGGACAAGGCCAGCATCCTCGCCGACGGCCTCGAGGCGGTCCTCGGCGCTGTCCACCTCGACCGCGGCCTCGACGCCGTCGGCACGGTCATCCACCGGCTGTTCGACCAGCTGATGGAGGAGGCGATGCTGCGCGGTGCCGGCCTGGACTGGAAGACCAGCCTGCAGGAACTCTCCGCGGCGCTCGGACTCGGCGCTCCCGACTACCTGATCAGCGAGACCGGCCCGGATCACCGCAAGTCCTTCACGGCGATCGCCCGGGTCAGCGGCGAGCAGTTCGGCGCAGGCGTCGGGTGCAGCAAGAAGGAAGCCGAGCAGAAGGCCGCCGAGGCCGCCTGGACCGTGCTGCAGGCGCGGTCGGTCGCCGCCGACGAAGCCTGA
- the mutM gene encoding bifunctional DNA-formamidopyrimidine glycosylase/DNA-(apurinic or apyrimidinic site) lyase yields the protein MPELPEVEIVRRGLARWVVGRTVTDVEVLHPRAVRRHLSGPAGFAAGLRGRTITAACRRGKYLWLPLDSGDAVLAHLGMSGQLLVRPTGAPDETHLRVRIRFADGDTELRFVDQRTFGGLSLEADSDGLPAPIRHIAPDPLDPAFDDAAFTAALRRRRTAVKRALLDQTLVSGIGNIYADEALWRARLHGTRPTETLTRPVIARLLAAVREVLTEALDAGGTSFDALYVNVNGESGFFDRSLDVYGRAGLPCRRCGTPIRREPFMNRSSFTCPRCQPRPRRARG from the coding sequence ATGCCGGAACTGCCGGAGGTCGAGATCGTCCGCCGCGGCCTGGCCCGCTGGGTGGTGGGCCGCACCGTCACCGACGTCGAGGTCCTCCATCCGCGCGCCGTACGCCGTCACCTCTCCGGACCGGCCGGGTTCGCCGCCGGGCTGCGCGGCCGGACCATCACCGCGGCCTGCCGCCGGGGCAAGTACCTGTGGCTGCCCCTCGACTCCGGCGACGCCGTACTGGCCCATCTCGGGATGAGTGGTCAGCTCCTGGTGCGGCCGACCGGGGCGCCGGACGAAACCCATCTGCGGGTGCGGATCCGCTTCGCCGACGGCGACACCGAACTCCGGTTCGTCGACCAGCGCACCTTCGGCGGTCTCTCGCTCGAGGCCGACAGCGACGGCCTGCCCGCGCCGATCCGGCACATCGCCCCCGATCCGCTCGACCCGGCCTTCGACGACGCGGCCTTCACCGCCGCGCTCCGGCGTCGTCGTACGGCGGTCAAGCGCGCCCTGCTCGATCAGACCCTCGTCTCCGGGATCGGCAACATCTACGCCGACGAGGCGTTGTGGCGGGCCCGCCTGCACGGCACCCGGCCGACCGAGACGCTGACACGTCCGGTGATCGCCCGGCTGCTGGCGGCGGTTCGGGAGGTGCTGACGGAGGCCCTCGACGCGGGCGGGACCTCGTTCGACGCGCTCTACGTCAACGTCAACGGCGAGAGCGGATTCTTCGACCGGTCGCTGGACGTCTACGGGCGGGCCGGGTTGCCGTGCCGGCGCTGCGGTACGCCGATCCGCCGCGAACCGTTCATGAACCGGTCGAGCTTCACCTGTCCGCGCTGCCAGCCCAGACCGCGGCGGGCCCGCGGCTGA
- a CDS encoding acylphosphatase, with amino-acid sequence MSEGEESARLTVWVHGRVQGVGFRWWVCDRAADLGLVGSATNLPDGEVEVVAEGPARACRALLQVLRDPGSPGRVQRLTERWGPPSGRLRGFVAR; translated from the coding sequence ATGAGCGAGGGCGAGGAGTCCGCCCGGCTGACGGTGTGGGTGCACGGGCGGGTGCAGGGGGTCGGATTCCGGTGGTGGGTGTGCGACCGCGCCGCCGACCTCGGCCTGGTCGGCTCGGCGACCAATCTGCCCGACGGCGAGGTGGAGGTGGTCGCCGAGGGACCGGCGCGGGCCTGCCGCGCCCTGCTGCAGGTTCTCCGCGACCCCGGGTCACCCGGCCGGGTCCAGCGGCTCACCGAGCGGTGGGGTCCACCTTCAGGCCGTCTCAGGGGGTTCGTGGCCCGATGA
- the smc gene encoding chromosome segregation protein SMC has translation MHLKTLTLKGFKSFASATTLRLEPGVTCVVGPNGSGKSNVVDAIAWVLGEQGAKALRGGKMEDVIFAGSGGSAGPNGVAGRPPLGRAEVTLTIDNSDGALDIDYTEVSITRRMFRSGESEYEINGSTCRLLDIQELLSDSGIGREMHVVVGQGQLDAVLQARPEDRRGFIEEAAGVLKHRKRKEKALRKLDAMQANLTRLTDLTSELRRQLKPLGRQAEVARRAATIQAEVRDSRLRLLADDLVGLQSTLDREVADETAVRERRTDVERRIATEQQSESELERLLAADAPRLEAAQETWYRLSGLRERFAGTARLAAERARHLSAPLDPAPPGRDPDELEAEAEEIVAEEHAVADELAGDRDRLATAVEQRAALEQRLAAAERELVAAVRAVADRREGIATLAGQVDALRSRASAGGEEIDRLSVAAEQARGRAAEAASDFDALQSQVGALDEGELGLDERHEAAVGRHEEARTRFDALVDTERDLERDRTSWEARREALALGLARKDGAGALLAARDRVGGVLGSVAALLSVQPGREPALAAALGDLADAVAVASPDDAVRALRMLKSDEGGRAGLLIGAPEPAGPAAPDATSGWPTLPAGAHWAADLLSAPEALRPALYRALDRVAVVEDLDAATALIAADPTIRAVTPEGDLLGAHRAVGGSASAPSVIEVQAAVDEAQQRADEASRRATEVRRQIEETRALVATRAEEVQAALAALHESDAKMSAVAEQLAHLGAAARSSAAEAERLERARTEAEAARERDLAGLADAEQRLHAARDTQGEDEPSTMDRDDATTALQQARQVEVDARLAVRTGEERVRAMTGRAESLRRAAEAERVERTRREAARVTRARGALVAEAAASTAEATLQRLAGSLADADDERTAVASSRKTRDAELAQVRTAARELATELDRLTDIVHRDEVARTEQRLRIDALQTRAAEEYGVDVDALVADYGPQAPMPPSAAEQAEYETARDRGEQVVAPTPTAFDRRACEKRAARAERDLAVLGKVNPLALEEFAALEERHQFLSGQLEDLKATRRDLLTVVHEVDERIHEVFASAFDDTAREFALVFATLFPGGEGRLSLTDPDDLLTTGVEVEARPPGKRVKRLSLLSGGERSLVAVALLVAIFRARPSPFYVLDEIEAALDDTNLERLIGLLEELRDASQLIVITHQKRTMEIADALYGASMRGDGVTTLISQRLRELATA, from the coding sequence GTGCACCTGAAAACGCTGACGCTCAAGGGCTTCAAGTCCTTTGCCTCTGCCACGACGCTTCGTCTCGAGCCCGGTGTGACCTGTGTCGTCGGCCCGAACGGGTCGGGCAAGTCCAACGTCGTCGACGCGATCGCGTGGGTGCTCGGCGAGCAGGGCGCCAAGGCACTGCGCGGCGGCAAGATGGAAGACGTCATCTTCGCCGGCAGCGGCGGTTCTGCCGGCCCCAACGGTGTCGCGGGCCGGCCGCCGCTCGGTCGGGCCGAAGTGACTCTCACGATCGACAACTCCGACGGTGCGCTGGACATCGATTACACCGAGGTGTCGATCACGCGGCGGATGTTCCGGTCCGGGGAGAGCGAGTACGAGATCAACGGCAGCACCTGCCGGCTGCTCGACATCCAGGAGCTCCTCTCCGACTCCGGTATCGGCCGGGAGATGCACGTCGTCGTCGGGCAGGGTCAGCTCGACGCGGTGCTGCAGGCCCGCCCGGAGGACCGCCGTGGCTTCATCGAAGAGGCGGCCGGCGTCCTCAAACACCGCAAGCGCAAGGAAAAGGCGTTGCGCAAGCTCGACGCCATGCAGGCCAACCTGACCCGGCTCACCGACCTGACGTCGGAGCTGCGCCGTCAGCTCAAGCCGTTGGGGCGACAGGCCGAGGTGGCCCGGCGGGCCGCCACCATTCAGGCCGAGGTGCGGGACTCCCGGCTGCGGCTGCTCGCCGACGACCTGGTCGGGCTGCAGTCCACCCTCGACCGTGAGGTCGCCGACGAGACCGCCGTCCGCGAGCGCCGTACCGACGTCGAGCGCCGCATCGCCACCGAACAGCAGAGCGAGAGCGAGCTGGAGCGGCTGCTCGCCGCGGACGCGCCGCGGCTCGAGGCCGCGCAGGAGACCTGGTACCGGCTGTCCGGGCTGCGGGAGCGGTTCGCCGGGACGGCGCGGCTCGCCGCCGAACGGGCCCGGCACCTGTCCGCCCCACTCGACCCGGCACCGCCCGGGCGCGACCCGGACGAGCTGGAGGCCGAGGCGGAGGAGATCGTCGCCGAGGAGCACGCGGTCGCCGACGAGTTGGCCGGCGACCGCGACCGGCTCGCCACCGCCGTCGAGCAGCGGGCCGCCCTGGAGCAGCGCCTCGCCGCCGCGGAACGTGAGCTGGTGGCGGCGGTCCGGGCCGTCGCCGACCGCCGGGAGGGCATCGCGACCCTGGCCGGGCAGGTCGATGCGCTGCGGTCGCGGGCCTCGGCCGGCGGCGAGGAGATCGACCGGCTGTCCGTCGCTGCCGAGCAGGCCCGCGGACGGGCCGCGGAGGCGGCGAGCGACTTCGACGCACTGCAGTCACAGGTCGGCGCGCTCGACGAGGGCGAGCTCGGACTCGACGAGCGACACGAGGCGGCGGTCGGGCGGCACGAGGAGGCCCGCACCCGCTTCGATGCGCTCGTCGACACCGAGCGCGACCTCGAACGGGACCGCACGTCGTGGGAGGCCCGCCGGGAGGCGCTGGCCCTCGGGCTGGCCCGCAAGGACGGTGCCGGCGCTCTGCTCGCCGCCCGCGACCGCGTCGGCGGCGTCCTGGGCTCCGTCGCGGCGTTGCTCAGCGTCCAACCCGGTCGGGAGCCCGCGCTTGCCGCGGCCCTCGGCGACCTGGCCGACGCGGTGGCCGTGGCCTCGCCGGACGACGCCGTACGCGCGCTGCGGATGCTCAAGTCCGACGAGGGCGGTCGCGCGGGCCTGCTGATCGGCGCGCCGGAGCCGGCCGGTCCGGCCGCTCCCGACGCGACGTCCGGCTGGCCCACCCTGCCGGCGGGTGCCCATTGGGCGGCCGACCTGCTGTCGGCGCCCGAGGCGTTGCGGCCGGCGCTCTACCGGGCTCTTGACCGGGTCGCGGTCGTCGAGGATCTCGATGCCGCGACGGCGCTGATCGCCGCCGACCCGACGATCCGGGCCGTCACGCCCGAGGGCGATCTGCTCGGTGCTCACCGGGCGGTCGGCGGCTCGGCCAGCGCCCCGAGTGTGATCGAGGTGCAGGCCGCGGTCGACGAGGCGCAGCAGCGGGCCGACGAGGCGAGCCGGCGGGCGACCGAGGTGCGCCGCCAGATCGAGGAGACCCGCGCGCTCGTGGCGACGCGGGCCGAGGAGGTGCAGGCCGCCCTCGCCGCCCTGCACGAGTCCGACGCGAAGATGTCAGCGGTGGCCGAGCAGTTGGCCCATCTCGGGGCGGCGGCCCGGTCGTCGGCGGCCGAGGCCGAACGACTGGAACGCGCCCGCACCGAGGCCGAAGCGGCCCGTGAGCGCGACCTCGCCGGCCTCGCCGACGCCGAGCAGCGCCTGCACGCCGCCCGCGACACGCAAGGCGAGGACGAGCCGTCCACAATGGACCGCGACGACGCCACGACCGCCCTGCAGCAGGCCCGCCAGGTTGAGGTCGACGCGCGTCTTGCGGTGCGCACGGGAGAGGAACGGGTCCGGGCCATGACCGGACGGGCGGAGTCGCTGCGGCGGGCCGCCGAAGCCGAGCGCGTCGAACGGACCCGCCGCGAGGCGGCGCGGGTCACCCGCGCCCGCGGCGCCCTGGTGGCCGAGGCCGCGGCGTCGACCGCGGAGGCGACCCTGCAGCGGCTCGCCGGGTCGCTCGCCGACGCCGACGACGAGCGGACCGCCGTCGCGTCCTCCCGGAAGACCCGCGACGCCGAACTGGCTCAGGTCCGTACGGCCGCCCGCGAGCTCGCCACCGAGCTCGACCGGCTGACCGACATCGTCCACCGCGACGAGGTCGCCCGCACCGAACAGCGATTGCGGATCGACGCGCTGCAGACCCGCGCCGCCGAGGAGTACGGCGTCGACGTGGACGCGCTCGTCGCTGACTACGGACCGCAGGCGCCGATGCCGCCGTCGGCGGCCGAGCAGGCCGAATACGAGACCGCCCGGGATCGCGGCGAGCAGGTCGTCGCCCCGACGCCGACGGCGTTCGACCGCCGGGCCTGCGAAAAGCGGGCGGCCCGGGCGGAGCGCGATCTCGCGGTGCTGGGGAAGGTCAACCCGCTCGCCCTGGAGGAGTTCGCCGCGCTGGAGGAACGCCACCAGTTCCTGTCCGGGCAGCTGGAGGACCTCAAGGCCACCCGCCGCGACCTGCTCACGGTCGTGCACGAGGTCGACGAGCGGATCCACGAGGTGTTTGCGTCGGCATTCGACGACACGGCCCGGGAGTTCGCGCTCGTCTTCGCGACGCTGTTCCCCGGCGGCGAGGGCCGGTTGTCGTTGACCGACCCGGATGACCTGCTGACGACGGGGGTCGAGGTCGAGGCCCGTCCGCCCGGCAAGCGGGTGAAGCGGCTGTCGCTGCTCTCCGGCGGCGAGCGCTCGCTGGTGGCGGTCGCGTTGCTCGTGGCGATCTTCCGGGCCCGCCCTTCGCCGTTCTACGTCCTGGACGAGATCGAGGCGGCGCTCGACGACACCAACCTCGAGCGGCTGATCGGGCTGCTCGAGGAGCTGCGCGACGCCAGCCAACTCATCGTGATCACCCACCAGAAGCGCACGATGGAGATCGCCGACGCCCTCTACGGCGCCAGCATGCGCGGCGACGGCGTCACCACGTTGATCAGCCAGCGGCTGCGCGAGCTCGCGACCGCCTGA
- a CDS encoding alpha-amylase family glycosyl hydrolase, which yields MTSELSDAVPGEARPWWRDAVIYQVYLRSFADGTGDGLGDIAGIRSRLPYLADLGVDAIWINPWYPSPQADGGYDVADFRAIDPAFGTLPEAEALLDEAHRHGIRVILDIVPNHTSDQHPWFQQALAAGPGSPERDRYVFRAGRGENGDTPPTNWTSTFGGPAWRRVTGSDGTPGEWYLHLFAPEQPDLNWENPAVAAEFEDVLRFWFDRGVDGFRIDVAHGLAKDPTYPDLPEIWAAPEEPPFGTVHPAWDQDAVHEIYRSWRKIADSYDEPRIFVGEAWVSPAERLARYVRPDELHTTFNFDFLKAPWDAAAMRAVIDESTRSIGSVGAPTTWVLSNHDVVRHVTRYGRPAGRENANAGAVEASLEVGLRRARAAALLELALPGGAYVYQGEELGLEEVEDLPVEVLQDPVWERSKHTNRGRDGSRVPIPWSGDRSPFGFGPAGSTPWLPQPAGWKDRTADAQADDPASTLSLYRAALRIRHEQPALGDGTFEWLESAPGVLAFAREPGFVCLVNMSPGPAVLPPYDEVLLASEPFDDRADPRLPVDHAVWLRVPSAR from the coding sequence GTGACTTCTGAGCTCTCCGACGCCGTACCCGGCGAAGCCCGTCCCTGGTGGCGCGACGCCGTCATCTACCAGGTCTACCTGCGCTCGTTCGCCGACGGGACGGGCGACGGTCTCGGCGACATCGCCGGGATCAGGTCCCGGCTGCCGTATCTCGCCGACCTCGGTGTCGACGCGATCTGGATCAATCCGTGGTACCCGTCGCCGCAGGCCGACGGCGGCTATGACGTGGCCGACTTCCGGGCGATCGATCCGGCGTTCGGGACCCTGCCCGAGGCCGAGGCGCTGCTCGACGAGGCGCACCGGCACGGCATCCGGGTGATCCTCGACATCGTCCCCAACCACACCAGCGACCAGCATCCGTGGTTCCAGCAGGCACTGGCCGCCGGACCCGGATCGCCCGAACGCGACCGCTACGTCTTCCGTGCCGGCCGCGGCGAGAACGGTGACACACCACCCACCAACTGGACGTCGACCTTCGGCGGACCGGCGTGGCGGCGGGTCACCGGATCCGACGGCACGCCGGGGGAGTGGTACCTGCACCTGTTCGCCCCGGAGCAGCCCGACCTCAACTGGGAGAACCCGGCGGTGGCCGCCGAATTCGAAGACGTGCTGCGCTTCTGGTTCGACCGTGGCGTGGACGGCTTCCGCATCGACGTGGCGCACGGTCTGGCCAAGGACCCGACCTACCCCGACCTGCCCGAGATCTGGGCGGCGCCGGAGGAGCCACCGTTCGGGACCGTCCACCCGGCGTGGGACCAGGACGCGGTGCACGAGATCTACCGGTCCTGGCGCAAGATCGCCGACTCCTACGACGAGCCGCGCATCTTCGTCGGCGAGGCGTGGGTGTCACCGGCCGAACGGCTGGCCCGCTACGTCCGCCCCGACGAGTTGCACACGACGTTCAACTTCGACTTCCTCAAGGCGCCGTGGGACGCGGCGGCGATGCGGGCCGTGATCGACGAGTCGACCCGGTCGATCGGGTCGGTCGGTGCCCCGACGACCTGGGTGCTCTCCAACCACGACGTCGTCCGGCACGTCACCCGCTACGGCCGCCCGGCCGGCCGCGAGAACGCCAACGCCGGAGCGGTCGAGGCCTCACTCGAAGTCGGGCTACGCCGGGCCCGGGCCGCTGCGCTGCTCGAGCTCGCCCTGCCCGGCGGCGCCTACGTCTACCAGGGGGAGGAACTCGGCCTCGAGGAGGTCGAAGACCTTCCGGTCGAGGTGCTGCAGGACCCGGTCTGGGAGCGCTCGAAGCACACCAACCGCGGGCGGGACGGCTCCCGGGTGCCGATTCCGTGGTCGGGTGACCGGTCGCCGTTCGGGTTCGGTCCGGCCGGCTCGACCCCGTGGCTACCTCAGCCGGCGGGCTGGAAGGACCGCACCGCCGACGCGCAGGCGGACGACCCGGCCTCGACCTTGTCGCTCTACCGCGCGGCGCTGCGGATCCGACACGAGCAGCCGGCGCTCGGGGACGGAACCTTCGAATGGCTCGAGTCGGCGCCCGGAGTGCTGGCCTTCGCCCGCGAGCCCGGCTTCGTCTGTCTGGTGAACATGTCTCCCGGCCCGGCGGTGCTCCCGCCGTACGACGAGGTGCTGCTCGCCAGCGAGCCGTTCGACGACCGCGCCGACCCGCGGCTGCCCGTCGACCACGCCGTCTGGCTCAGGGTCCCGTCAGCGCGCTGA
- a CDS encoding arginase family protein, producing MAEWEAIGAPSSAGAHHAGQERAPAALRRAGLLDRLRDGGMSIVDGGDLPVTPFVADPAHPRERNLDGVVAAAIGLADRVADVVRDGRRPLVLGGDCTLTLGVMAGFGRIRDDTGLVYVDGDADVGTPEHTESGIFDSMGVAHLLGAGAPRLAGLNRPGALVEPARLCLVGCDPREVDASGHAFLEQRGVGYFAGPDLAGAPEKVAEEAIARVAGASGPVVVHLDVDVVDSGDLPLGNFPHYDSGVPLDAVLAALAVLVRHESCAGLVLTEVNPTHDADGTILERYVSGLVSALTGP from the coding sequence ATGGCCGAGTGGGAAGCAATCGGGGCACCGAGCAGTGCCGGGGCGCACCATGCAGGTCAGGAGCGCGCGCCCGCGGCCCTGCGCCGGGCCGGACTCCTCGACCGGCTGCGCGACGGTGGGATGTCGATCGTCGACGGCGGCGACCTGCCGGTCACTCCGTTCGTCGCCGACCCGGCCCACCCGCGCGAGCGCAATCTCGACGGGGTGGTGGCCGCGGCGATCGGGCTCGCCGACCGGGTCGCCGACGTGGTCCGGGACGGGCGCCGGCCCCTGGTGCTCGGCGGCGACTGCACCCTTACGCTCGGCGTGATGGCGGGATTCGGCCGGATCCGCGACGACACGGGCCTGGTCTACGTCGACGGAGACGCCGACGTGGGAACGCCGGAGCACACCGAGTCCGGGATCTTCGACTCCATGGGGGTCGCCCATCTGCTCGGAGCCGGCGCGCCCCGACTGGCCGGTCTGAACCGCCCGGGAGCTCTCGTCGAGCCGGCCCGGCTGTGCCTGGTCGGCTGCGATCCGCGGGAGGTCGACGCTTCCGGGCATGCGTTCCTCGAGCAGCGCGGTGTCGGATACTTCGCCGGCCCGGACCTGGCCGGCGCACCGGAGAAGGTCGCCGAGGAGGCCATCGCCCGGGTGGCCGGCGCGTCCGGGCCCGTCGTCGTACACCTCGACGTCGACGTGGTCGACTCCGGTGACCTGCCGCTGGGCAACTTCCCGCACTACGACAGCGGTGTTCCCCTCGACGCGGTGCTCGCCGCCCTGGCTGTGCTGGTCCGGCACGAGTCCTGCGCCGGTCTGGTGCTCACCGAGGTCAACCCGACCCACGACGCCGACGGCACGATCCTCGAGCGCTACGTCTCGGGTCTGGTCAGCGCGCTGACGGGACCCTGA
- the ftsY gene encoding signal recognition particle-docking protein FtsY → MEYVIIAVVVVVIAIAAVVGLVVPRRRRRVDPGEESSTTLQLPAQPSTTAPADSAPADSEVESPAAEAPEAPAVETPEPTAGRLVRLRSRLARSQSTMGKGLLAVLARDRLDDDAWEEIEDTLLGADVGVTATTEIVDRLRERTRVLGTRSPEELRRLLAEELLTAIGTDTDRELHTFPHADSPAVVLVVGVNGTGKTTTCGKLARVLVADGRSVLLGAADTFRAAGADQLATWGARVGAETVRGPEGGDPASVAFDAVRQGKERHVDTVLIDTAGRLHTKSGLMDELDKVKRVVEKQGPIDETLLVLDATTGQNGLIQARVFTEAVDCTGIVLTKLDGTAKGGIVIAVQRELGVPVKLIGLGEGPDDLAPFDPPAFVDALLGEPA, encoded by the coding sequence ATGGAGTACGTGATCATCGCCGTCGTGGTCGTCGTCATCGCCATCGCCGCGGTCGTCGGGCTGGTGGTGCCGCGCCGACGCCGCCGGGTCGACCCGGGCGAGGAGTCGTCGACCACCCTGCAGCTGCCCGCCCAGCCATCCACGACCGCGCCCGCCGACTCCGCGCCCGCCGACTCCGAGGTCGAGTCGCCGGCGGCCGAGGCGCCCGAGGCGCCGGCGGTCGAGACGCCCGAACCCACGGCAGGGCGACTGGTGCGGCTGCGGTCCCGGCTGGCCCGGTCGCAGTCGACGATGGGCAAGGGCCTGCTCGCCGTCCTCGCCCGCGACCGCCTCGACGACGACGCCTGGGAGGAGATCGAGGACACCCTGCTCGGCGCGGACGTCGGCGTCACCGCCACGACCGAGATCGTGGACCGGTTGCGGGAGCGCACCCGGGTGCTCGGCACCCGGTCGCCGGAGGAGCTGCGACGCCTGCTCGCCGAGGAGCTGCTCACCGCCATCGGCACCGACACCGACCGCGAGCTGCACACCTTCCCGCACGCCGACAGCCCGGCCGTGGTCCTCGTGGTCGGGGTCAACGGCACCGGGAAGACGACGACCTGCGGCAAGCTCGCCCGCGTCCTGGTCGCCGACGGCCGCAGCGTGCTGCTGGGTGCCGCCGACACCTTCCGCGCCGCCGGTGCCGACCAGCTCGCCACCTGGGGCGCGCGAGTCGGGGCGGAGACCGTCCGAGGCCCCGAGGGCGGGGACCCGGCGTCGGTGGCCTTCGACGCGGTGCGGCAGGGGAAGGAGCGCCACGTCGACACGGTGCTCATCGACACCGCCGGCCGGCTGCACACGAAGTCGGGGCTGATGGACGAGCTGGACAAGGTCAAGCGGGTCGTCGAAAAGCAGGGCCCCATCGACGAGACCCTCCTCGTCCTGGACGCGACGACCGGGCAGAACGGCCTCATCCAGGCCCGGGTCTTCACCGAGGCCGTCGACTGCACCGGCATCGTGCTCACCAAGCTCGACGGCACCGCGAAGGGCGGTATCGTCATCGCCGTCCAGCGCGAGCTCGGGGTCCCGGTGAAGCTGATCGGACTCGGTGAGGGTCCGGACGACCTGGCGCCCTTCGATCCGCCGGCGTTCGTCGACGCGCTGCTCGGCGAGCCGGCCTGA
- a CDS encoding ammonium transporter — translation MSLALLATGPATVPALAAPFDLSKIDTGSTAWVLASTALVLLMTPGLAFFYGGMVRSKNMLGMLMQNFVTIAIVSIVWVLVSFSLAFGKGNGFIGDLHFAGLQHMTEVVPGYVGAAAQTIPPIVFVIFQMMFAVITPALITGSTADRWKFGAFVGFVVAWSILVYGPVAHWVFSPEGWLFQRGALDFAGGTVVHINAGAAGLAMALVLGRRRGWPKEQMRPHNLPFTLLGAGLLWFGWFGFNAGSALGANNLAGYAFVNTNTATAAACLGWILVEKIKYGKATTLGAASGAVAGLVAITPAAGFVSPLGSIAVGLFAGVVCPLAVSLKSKFGFDDSLDVVGVHLVGGIIGSLCVGLFATIDTNSAGRDGLFYGGGAGLLGEQALAVICVMAYSFVMTLIIGKVIGLITRNRVTEEDEITGLDISMHGESAYEFGSVGGGHTAQVPSGAAQKTEVNA, via the coding sequence ATGAGTCTCGCCCTGCTCGCCACCGGCCCGGCCACCGTGCCGGCCCTCGCCGCCCCGTTCGACCTGTCCAAGATCGACACCGGATCCACCGCCTGGGTCCTCGCCAGTACCGCGCTCGTCCTGCTGATGACACCCGGCCTCGCCTTCTTCTACGGCGGCATGGTGCGGAGCAAGAACATGCTCGGCATGCTGATGCAGAACTTCGTCACGATCGCGATCGTCAGCATCGTGTGGGTCCTGGTCTCGTTCTCCCTCGCCTTCGGCAAGGGCAACGGATTCATCGGCGACCTGCATTTCGCCGGCCTGCAACACATGACCGAGGTCGTGCCCGGGTACGTCGGCGCCGCGGCGCAGACAATCCCGCCGATCGTGTTCGTGATCTTCCAGATGATGTTCGCGGTCATCACGCCCGCGCTGATCACCGGCTCCACGGCGGACCGGTGGAAATTCGGCGCGTTCGTCGGCTTCGTCGTCGCCTGGTCGATCCTCGTCTACGGTCCCGTCGCGCACTGGGTGTTCTCGCCTGAGGGCTGGCTCTTCCAGCGTGGCGCGCTGGACTTCGCCGGCGGGACCGTGGTGCACATCAACGCCGGTGCCGCGGGACTCGCGATGGCGCTGGTGCTCGGCCGGCGGCGCGGCTGGCCCAAGGAACAGATGCGCCCGCACAACCTGCCGTTCACCCTGCTCGGTGCCGGCCTGCTGTGGTTCGGCTGGTTCGGTTTCAACGCCGGTTCCGCGCTGGGGGCCAACAACCTGGCCGGCTACGCGTTCGTCAACACCAACACGGCCACCGCGGCGGCGTGCCTCGGCTGGATCCTGGTGGAGAAGATCAAGTACGGCAAGGCGACGACACTCGGCGCCGCGTCCGGCGCCGTCGCCGGACTGGTCGCCATCACGCCGGCGGCCGGATTCGTCAGCCCGCTCGGCTCGATCGCGGTCGGCCTCTTCGCCGGGGTGGTCTGCCCGCTCGCGGTGAGCCTGAAGTCCAAGTTCGGCTTCGACGACTCGCTCGACGTCGTCGGCGTCCACCTGGTGGGCGGGATCATCGGCTCACTGTGCGTCGGCCTGTTCGCCACGATCGACACCAACTCGGCCGGGCGGGACGGGTTGTTCTACGGAGGTGGAGCGGGCCTGCTCGGGGAGCAGGCGCTCGCCGTGATCTGCGTGATGGCGTACTCCTTCGTGATGACGCTCATCATCGGCAAGGTCATCGGCCTGATCACGCGCAACCGGGTCACCGAGGAGGATGAGATCACCGGTCTCGACATCTCGATGCACGGTGAGTCGGCGTACGAGTTCGGTTCGGTCGGTGGCGGACACACGGCGCAGGTGCCGTCCGGCGCCGCGCAGAAGACGGAGGTGAACGCATGA